The genomic stretch AAAAACACTTTAACTAATTTGACGACGACGAGGGCGAAAATTGAGGAAAGGACTTAATAACAACATTCCGGGGAAAGAGAAGAAAACCATAAAATACATAAAAGCGCGCTCTAAGGAACTAGCTACATACCAACGTTGATTAAGATAAAAATACACTCCTGCGGGGATTACTAATAAATATAAACCACTAAGACTTAAGTATAAAATACCCGTGATAATGGTTTCTAAGTCGATATTTTCTATGTTTAATAAATTTTCCATAATGACTGAGGTTGTTATACAACTTGATTCTTTATCTCTAGGTTACTATAAATCATGTCTCTGTTTATAGATTTGTTTTGAGATGATTTATTGTGATACCAAAAAATTAATCCGATTATTACTACAATTAAGCTAATAATTACTATTAATGTGGATTTTGAAAAAGGAAAATTGATCGAGTTTGATGTCTTTTTCTTGGAAATTTTATCTAATTTTAGGTTTCCTTGTGGTTGAGGCAATTCGGGGATAATTTCTTGTAAGTATGCCCATGTTAATTTCCCTTCGTAATCTTCTGGATTTTTTTCCTCTATTTGACATTGCAGAAGACCGATCGTAATATTATCATGACCATTTTTTTGTAAACCGATCTTTAAGATTTGTTGTGCCGCTTCTTCTACATTTACTCCTTCGCTAATAATAGGCAATACCTCAGATTTCCAATATTGTTCTACTCTTTCAAAATCTGATAAACCATCAGAACACAATAAAAATACACTATCTTCATCTAGGACAAATCTTCGTATATGTACTTTTAATCGACGAGAAGACTCCATCCCCAAGGCTTGTAATAACGCACCAGTTTGAGGATTACTAATAAGTTGTCTGTAAAATCCATATCCTAAACGCACTTCTCTCGTGGCTAAATCATCATCTACAGTTACTTGATGGCAACTATCTCCAGTAATCCAGTATATACGAGAGTCTCCTACATAGGCAAAATATACTTCATGAGCGATCGCCATTGTTGTGACAACCGTAGTTCCCATGCGTTCTCGATCTTTTCGCTTTTCTTTATTATTTATTCTAGCGATCGTATCATTAGCTTTAGAAACTGCTTTAAGGATTTTTTTTGAATCAATTAAAGGAGTCCAATGTTTATTATTTAGAGT from Geminocystis sp. NIES-3709 encodes the following:
- the ndhL gene encoding NAD(P)H-quinone oxidoreductase subunit L, with protein sequence MENLLNIENIDLETIITGILYLSLSGLYLLVIPAGVYFYLNQRWYVASSLERAFMYFMVFFSFPGMLLLSPFLNFRPRRRQIS